A stretch of Prunus dulcis chromosome 6, ALMONDv2, whole genome shotgun sequence DNA encodes these proteins:
- the LOC117631165 gene encoding protein SCAR2 isoform X4 translates to MPLTRYQIRNEYGLADPELYGAADRDDPEALLEGVAMAGLVGVLRQLGDLAEFAAEIFHDLHEEVMATATRGHGLVVRVQQLEADFPSIEKAFLSQTNHSSFFSNSGVDWHPNLRSEQNMITRGDLPRFVMDSYEECRGPPRLFLLDKFDVAGDGACLKRYTDPSFFKVEPASSIATVEMQREKKIRKVKQKKGSRWRNGETPEAALTSHAKLHELFLEERIENGHSDPARLVKLKKRHLNGSAVDSKTGKSYMEKFLETPSPERKLVCETSVTPPLLRLTSDNTGEPELRILDISIVSPAAMSPETKSTNSSPNSQEAILELSVDGFNGEAYDEEVAKGSEPNSDVETNKSYSNLQKVAVDKRLAGDGEHKTGGSVEGSTPSSSDDMTSEVDNYMDALATMDSEMETDNEYKLKNNVRFLNVEKYGTDSDANEEEHLDLPTRFPDSQSIGNSSASDDGKNSFEKDRASISHSDTLSNLVESTPSECNGSAKEFPSTETCGADNFEMSSDQNSEIAESLEATSKEHVVSQNACIKEEVIPDSGDTSCSAFVRETSPTLQHSDPGANSQVVSLAGLVLDETPSNEINVGYKSLDINENGTHLDDSLAVVPNDSSQNKDEFTNTSSSHPVDESDDEDLGVSSDALLHLSDVEELSSEDQIGNNAVNEMSQTQCANEDSIESFARRKSDSPFLSISPTEEQVSSSALPEVQTPSVNSEVIPFVVDAAWSTEELCPVVDAPQTHGLMEQQDAPQTHGIIEQQDAQQTHVLIEQQDAPQTHVLIEQQDAPQTHGLIEQQDAPQTHVLKEQQDAPQTHGLLEQQISDLSEDVPQLESISAEAVAPHYKQKIDVEETSRTMDGEELRLVTSGADVEGGDTVSVELPSNCLTYPGHEDHAKSDDVVPETLHVETVAVPYTAVAQPDDYVNDVSHSSPNAISSPPRNFINLNESLPGFGDSHEKETELDEVVFPEFVTYSEVQKEGSKKEVVSLDSESNSSKSVAYDLSSSTNGGHLDELTENSLAVCDGTAESNPSKSTTYDHSSSKISDNGHNFSPNQQSENSLAVHDVTTASTSLEMSHPESESQSLDQSDKEDVVSSPTCHLPEPETSSEKSLELQANQVDMEYLPRDGADRPEAALEQSLVFQSDQLDVECLQEDRASINSSSLQSAQIGAPNHMDEERSKELPSTENVNQDIRSDASSESCPRDLPSQPLTSVVLPESAGQEVDVTKQTMEPLESTLPRLVPEATAVNLEDMPPLPPLPPMQWRIGKQHPSLPSFLPIQPSEADEKAQFDIPAPQREVLQPQNPFLPLTYVEDGKSQHVSEPLMGNVVHPAPYSLHLPAIVNDANYQYSFPDLGGTQFPNPFLSSSEISDDRSGHNHFALEGEKVQSSTNPFTVPHTECTTFRHEPESSDGAIILPLQQLTLETDLESKVLEHSLKNSEWEHGKPPPTSVTAPTMVDEQPQHSLTTSEGETTWSPNNSAAMSDYEVGRSNGIPVSKLPRPRNPLIDAVAAHGQSKLRKVTERIRPQVEPKVDERDSLLQQIRTKSFNLKPASVTRQTVTRPSIQGPTTNLRVAAILEKANAIRQALTGSDEDDEDSWSDS, encoded by the exons ATGCCGTTGACGAGGTACCAGATAAGGAACGAGTACGGCTTGGCCGATCCGGAACTCTACGGAGCAGCCGATAGAGATGATCCAGAGGCTCTCTTGGAAGGCGTGGCCATGGCTGGCCTCGTCGGCGTTCTGCGCCAGCTCGGCGACCTTGCTGA GTTTGCTGCTGAAATATTTCATGACTTGCATGAAGAAGTAATGGCAACTGCAACAAGAGGCCATGGTCTCGTGGTTCGTGTCCAACAGCTTGAAGCAGACTTTCCTTCAATCGAGAAGGCATTTCTATCTCAAACTAATCATTCATCATTCTTTTCCAATTCAG GGGTTGACTGGCATCCTAATCTGCGTTCTGAACAGAATATGATCACCCGTGGAGACTTACCTCGCTTTGTAATGGATTCTTATGAAGAATGCCGTGGTCCTCCTCGGTTATTCCTTTTGGACAA GTTCGATGTTGCTGGGGATGGGGCGTGTTTAAAGAGGTACACTGATCCGTCATTCTTTAAAGTGGAACCAGCATCCTCAATAGCGACAGTAGAGAtgcagagagaaaagaaaatccgTAAAGTGAAG CAGAAGAAAGGATCACGCTGGAGGAATGGAGAAACCCCAGAAGCTGCACTGACATCACATGCCAA ATTGCATGAGTTGTTCCTGGAGGAGCGTATTGAGAATGGTCACAGTGACCCTGCACGTCTtgtgaaattgaagaaaagacATTTGAATGGATCTGCAGTTGACTCAAAAACTGGGAAAAGTTACATGGAGAAATTTCTGGAGACTCCTTCACCAGAGCGTAAACTTGTTTGTGAAACTTCTGTTACTCCACCACTCTTGAGATTGACCTCAGATAATACTGGTGAGCCAGAGCTTAGAATACTTGACATCAGTATTGTGAGTCCTGCAGCAATGTCCCCAGAAACCAAAAGCACTAACTCTTCACCTAACTCCCAAGAAGCTATATTAGAACTATCTGTGGATGGCTTTAATGGGGAGGCTTATGATGAAGAAGTTGCAAAGGGGTCTGAACCAAACTCTGATGTTGAGACTAATAAAAGTTATTCCAACCTACAGAAGGTGGCAGTTGATAAGCGATTAGCAGGTGATGGAGAACACAAAACTGGAGGCAGCGTAGAGGGGTCCACCCCCTCCAGTTCTGATGATATGACCAGTGAGGTAGACAATTACATGGATGCTCTTGCTACAATGGATTCAGAAATGGAAACTGACAATGAGTATAAACTTAAGAACAATGTGCGGTTCCTGAATGTTGAAAAATATGGGACAGACTCTGATGCAAATGAGGAGGAACATCTGGATCTTCCAACTCGGTTTCCGGATTCTCAGTCGATTGGGAATTCCTCTGCATCAGATGACGGGAAGAATTCGTTCGAAAAAGATAGAGCCAGTATTTCGCACTCTGATACTTTAAGCAATTTGGTTGAGAGTACACCATCAGAGTGTAATGGATCAGCTAAAGAATTCCCTTCTACTGAAACTTGTGGAGCTGATAATTTTGAGATGTCATCCGACCAAAACTCTGAAATTGCGGAGTCTTTAGAAGCCACATCGAAGGAGCATGTGGTGTCTCAAAATGCATGCATTAAGGAAGAAGTAATTCCTGATAGTGGAGATACATCTTGCAGTGCATTTGTTAGGGAAACAAGTCCTACACTACAACATTCAGACCCTGGGGCAAACTCACAAGTGGTATCATTGGCAGGACTTGTGTTAGATGAAACACCCTCTAATGAAATTAACGTTGGTTATAAATCATTAGACATCAATGAAAATGGGACACATCTGGATGATTCTCTGGCTGTTGTCCCTAACGATTCCTCCCAGAATAAGGATGAATTCACAAATACTTCTTCAAGCCATCCTGTTGATGAATCAGATGATGAAGATTTAGGTGTCAGTTCTGATGCTTTGCTGCATTTGTCAGATGTTGAAGAGCTTTCTTCTGAAGATCAAATTGGAAATAATGCTGTGAATGAAATGTCTCAGACCCAGTGTGCTAATGAAGATTCTATAGAAAGCTTCGCCAGAAGAAAGAGTGATTCACCATTTTTAAGTATTTCACCCACAGAAGAGCAGGTCTCTTCCTCAGCACTGCCAGAAGTACAAACACCTTCAG TCAATTCTGAAGTTATACCATTTGTTGTGGATGCTGCATGGAGCACAGAAGAGTTATGTCCTGTAGTAGATGCTCCACAAACACATGGCCTAATGGAGCAGCAGGATGCTCCACAGACACATGGCATAATAGAGCAGCAGGATGCCCAGCAGACACATGTCCTAATAGAGCAGCAGGATGCCCCGCAGACACATGTCCTAATAGAGCAGCAGGATGCCCCGCAGACACATGGTCTAATAGAGCAGCAGGATGCCCCGCAGACACATGTCCTAAAAGAGCAGCAGGATGCCCCGCAGACACATGGCCTATTAGAGCAGCAAATCTCTGATTTAAGTGAGGATGTTCCCCAACTTGAATCCATCTCAGCAGAAGCGGTTGCTCCACATTATAAGCAGAAAATCGATGTCGAAGAGACATCTAGGACCATGGATGGTGAGGAGTTACGGTTAGTCACCAGTGGTGCTGATGTGGAGGGTGGCGATACAGTTTCTGTGGAACTGCCATCTAATTGTCTCACTTATCCAGGCCATGAGGATCATGCAAAGTCAGATGATGTGGTACCTGAAACACTTCATGTAGAAACTGTGGCTGTGCCCTATACTGCTGTTGCCCAACCTGATGATTATGTCAATGATGTTAGTCATTCATCTCCAAatgcaatttcttctccaccaaggaattttataaatttgaatGAATCTCTTCCTGGATTTGGGGATTCCCATGAGAAAGAAACGGAATTGGATGAGGTAGTTTTTCCAgaatttgtcacatactcagAAGTGCAAAAGGAAGGAAGTAAAAAAGAAGTTGTTTCTCTGGATTCAGAATCAAACTCAAGCAAATCAGTTGCTTATGACCTTTCCAGTTCTACCAATGGTGGTCATCTGGATGAACTGACTGAGAACAGTTTGGCTGTCTGTGATGGCACCGCAGAATCAAACCCAAGCAAATCAACTACTTATGACCATTCCAGTTCAAAAATATCTGATAATGGTCATAATTTTTCCCCCAATCAACAGTCTGAAAACAGTTTAGCTGTCCATGATGTGACCACAGCCTCAACATCTTTAGAAATGAGCCATCCAGAGTCCGAATCACAATCTCTGGATCAGAGTGACAAGGAAGATGTTGTATCTTCACCCACCTGCCACCTCCCAGAGCCTGAAACTAGTTCAGAAAAATCATTGGAGTTGCAAGCTAATCAAGTTGATATGGAATATTTGCCAAGAGATGGAGCAGATCGGCCAGAAGCTGCCTTAGAGCAGTCGCTGGTGTTCCAATCTGATCAACTTGATGTGGAATGTTTGCAAGAAGATCGAGCAAGTATTAACTCATCAAGTCTTCAATCTGCACAGATAGGGGCTCCAAATCACATGGATGAGGAGAGATCCAAAGAGTTACCATCGACAGAAAACGTCAATCAGGACATACGCTCGGATGCTTCCTCAGAATCTTGTCCTCGAGACCTCCCAAGTCAACCTTTAACATCAGTGGTCTTACCAGAATCAGCAGGTCAGGAAGTTGATGTCACAAAGCAAACAATGGAACCATTAGAATCTACCCTTCCTAGGTTAGTCCCTGAAGCAACTGCGGTCAATCTGGAGGACATGCCACCATTGCCACCTCTACCACCTATGCAATGGAGGATAGGAAAGCAACATCCCTCCCTACCCTCATTCCTGCCAATACAGCCATCAGAAGCTGATGAGAAAGCTCAATTTGATATACCAGCACCACAGAGGGAGGTGCTGCAGCCTCAGAACCCATTTTTGCCTCTCACATATGTGGAAGACGGGAAGTCCCAACATGTTTCTGAACCTTTGATGGGAAATGTGGTGCACCCTGCCCCGTATTCATTGCATTTACCAGCCATAGTTAATGATGCTAATTATCAATACAGTTTCCCTGATTTAGGGGGAACGCAATTCCCAAACCCATTTTTATCATCGTCAGAGATATCTGATGACAGGTCTGGACATAATCACTTTGCTTTAGAAGGAGAAAAAGTTCAGTCTAGTACAAATCCATTCACAGTACCGCATACTGAATGTACAACTTTTAGACATGAGCCTGAATCTTCTGATGGAGCAATTATCCTACCTCTGCAGCAGTTAACACTGGAAACGGATTTAGAGTCTAAGGTACTTGAACATTCATTGAAAAATTCAGAATGGGAACACGGAAAACCCCCTCCCACATCTGTGACAGCACCAACAATGGTAGATGAGCAGCCTCAGCATAGTTTGACAACATCAGAGGGAGAAACGACATGGTCTCCAAATAATTCTGCTGCAATGTCAGACTATGAAGTTGGAAGGTCCAATGGAATTCCAGTTAGCAAGCTCCCTCGTCCAAGAAATCCCCTGATTGATGCTGTTGCTGCTCATGGCCAAAGCAAG CTGAGAAAGGTAACTGAACGAATTCGGCCTCAGGTTGAACCTAAGGTAGAtgaaagagattcattgttgCAACAGATAAGAACTAAG TCCTTCAACTTGAAGCCTGCATCTGTGACAAGACAAACAGTGACAAGACCCAGCATTCAGGGTCCGACAACCAACTTGAGGGTTGCTGCCATCTTAGAGAAAGCAAATGCGATTCGCCAG GCATTGACAGGAAGcgatgaagatgatgaggatAGTTGGAGTGATTCTTAA
- the LOC117631165 gene encoding protein SCAR2 isoform X3 — MPLTRYQIRNEYGLADPELYGAADRDDPEALLEGVAMAGLVGVLRQLGDLAEFAAEIFHDLHEEVMATATRGHGLVVRVQQLEADFPSIEKAFLSQTNHSSFFSNSGVDWHPNLRSEQNMITRGDLPRFVMDSYEECRGPPRLFLLDKFDVAGDGACLKRYTDPSFFKVEPASSIATVEMQREKKIRKVKQKKGSRWRNGETPEAALTSHAKLHELFLEERIENGHSDPARLVKLKKRHLNGSAVDSKTGKSYMEKFLETPSPERKLVCETSVTPPLLRLTSDNTGEPELRILDISIVSPAAMSPETKSTNSSPNSQEAILELSVDGFNGEAYDEEVAKGSEPNSDVETNKSYSNLQKVAVDKRLAGDGEHKTGGSVEGSTPSSSDDMTSEVDNYMDALATMDSEMETDNEYKLKNNVRFLNVEKYGTDSDANEEEHLDLPTRFPDSQSIGNSSASDDGKNSFEKDRASISHSDTLSNLVESTPSECNGSAKEFPSTETCGADNFEMSSDQNSEIAESLEATSKEHVVSQNACIKEEVIPDSGDTSCSAFVRETSPTLQHSDPGANSQVVSLAGLVLDETPSNEINVGYKSLDINENGTHLDDSLAVVPNDSSQNKDEFTNTSSSHPVDESDDEDLGVSSDALLHLSDVEELSSEDQIGNNAVNEMSQTQCANEDSIESFARRKSDSPFLSISPTEEQVSSSALPEVQTPSGNMVRPYYRDIINPDNMASKLDDPVTPTAVNSEVIPFVVDAAWSTEELCPVVDAPQTHGLMEQQDAPQTHGIIEQQDAQQTHVLIEQQDAPQTHVLIEQQDAPQTHGLLEQQISDLSEDVPQLESISAEAVAPHYKQKIDVEETSRTMDGEELRLVTSGADVEGGDTVSVELPSNCLTYPGHEDHAKSDDVVPETLHVETVAVPYTAVAQPDDYVNDVSHSSPNAISSPPRNFINLNESLPGFGDSHEKETELDEVVFPEFVTYSEVQKEGSKKEVVSLDSESNSSKSVAYDLSSSTNGGHLDELTENSLAVCDGTAESNPSKSTTYDHSSSKISDNGHNFSPNQQSENSLAVHDVTTASTSLEMSHPESESQSLDQSDKEDVVSSPTCHLPEPETSSEKSLELQANQVDMEYLPRDGADRPEAALEQSLVFQSDQLDVECLQEDRASINSSSLQSAQIGAPNHMDEERSKELPSTENVNQDIRSDASSESCPRDLPSQPLTSVVLPESAGQEVDVTKQTMEPLESTLPRLVPEATAVNLEDMPPLPPLPPMQWRIGKQHPSLPSFLPIQPSEADEKAQFDIPAPQREVLQPQNPFLPLTYVEDGKSQHVSEPLMGNVVHPAPYSLHLPAIVNDANYQYSFPDLGGTQFPNPFLSSSEISDDRSGHNHFALEGEKVQSSTNPFTVPHTECTTFRHEPESSDGAIILPLQQLTLETDLESKVLEHSLKNSEWEHGKPPPTSVTAPTMVDEQPQHSLTTSEGETTWSPNNSAAMSDYEVGRSNGIPVSKLPRPRNPLIDAVAAHGQSKLRKVTERIRPQVEPKVDERDSLLQQIRTKSFNLKPASVTRQTVTRPSIQGPTTNLRVAAILEKANAIRQALTGSDEDDEDSWSDS, encoded by the exons ATGCCGTTGACGAGGTACCAGATAAGGAACGAGTACGGCTTGGCCGATCCGGAACTCTACGGAGCAGCCGATAGAGATGATCCAGAGGCTCTCTTGGAAGGCGTGGCCATGGCTGGCCTCGTCGGCGTTCTGCGCCAGCTCGGCGACCTTGCTGA GTTTGCTGCTGAAATATTTCATGACTTGCATGAAGAAGTAATGGCAACTGCAACAAGAGGCCATGGTCTCGTGGTTCGTGTCCAACAGCTTGAAGCAGACTTTCCTTCAATCGAGAAGGCATTTCTATCTCAAACTAATCATTCATCATTCTTTTCCAATTCAG GGGTTGACTGGCATCCTAATCTGCGTTCTGAACAGAATATGATCACCCGTGGAGACTTACCTCGCTTTGTAATGGATTCTTATGAAGAATGCCGTGGTCCTCCTCGGTTATTCCTTTTGGACAA GTTCGATGTTGCTGGGGATGGGGCGTGTTTAAAGAGGTACACTGATCCGTCATTCTTTAAAGTGGAACCAGCATCCTCAATAGCGACAGTAGAGAtgcagagagaaaagaaaatccgTAAAGTGAAG CAGAAGAAAGGATCACGCTGGAGGAATGGAGAAACCCCAGAAGCTGCACTGACATCACATGCCAA ATTGCATGAGTTGTTCCTGGAGGAGCGTATTGAGAATGGTCACAGTGACCCTGCACGTCTtgtgaaattgaagaaaagacATTTGAATGGATCTGCAGTTGACTCAAAAACTGGGAAAAGTTACATGGAGAAATTTCTGGAGACTCCTTCACCAGAGCGTAAACTTGTTTGTGAAACTTCTGTTACTCCACCACTCTTGAGATTGACCTCAGATAATACTGGTGAGCCAGAGCTTAGAATACTTGACATCAGTATTGTGAGTCCTGCAGCAATGTCCCCAGAAACCAAAAGCACTAACTCTTCACCTAACTCCCAAGAAGCTATATTAGAACTATCTGTGGATGGCTTTAATGGGGAGGCTTATGATGAAGAAGTTGCAAAGGGGTCTGAACCAAACTCTGATGTTGAGACTAATAAAAGTTATTCCAACCTACAGAAGGTGGCAGTTGATAAGCGATTAGCAGGTGATGGAGAACACAAAACTGGAGGCAGCGTAGAGGGGTCCACCCCCTCCAGTTCTGATGATATGACCAGTGAGGTAGACAATTACATGGATGCTCTTGCTACAATGGATTCAGAAATGGAAACTGACAATGAGTATAAACTTAAGAACAATGTGCGGTTCCTGAATGTTGAAAAATATGGGACAGACTCTGATGCAAATGAGGAGGAACATCTGGATCTTCCAACTCGGTTTCCGGATTCTCAGTCGATTGGGAATTCCTCTGCATCAGATGACGGGAAGAATTCGTTCGAAAAAGATAGAGCCAGTATTTCGCACTCTGATACTTTAAGCAATTTGGTTGAGAGTACACCATCAGAGTGTAATGGATCAGCTAAAGAATTCCCTTCTACTGAAACTTGTGGAGCTGATAATTTTGAGATGTCATCCGACCAAAACTCTGAAATTGCGGAGTCTTTAGAAGCCACATCGAAGGAGCATGTGGTGTCTCAAAATGCATGCATTAAGGAAGAAGTAATTCCTGATAGTGGAGATACATCTTGCAGTGCATTTGTTAGGGAAACAAGTCCTACACTACAACATTCAGACCCTGGGGCAAACTCACAAGTGGTATCATTGGCAGGACTTGTGTTAGATGAAACACCCTCTAATGAAATTAACGTTGGTTATAAATCATTAGACATCAATGAAAATGGGACACATCTGGATGATTCTCTGGCTGTTGTCCCTAACGATTCCTCCCAGAATAAGGATGAATTCACAAATACTTCTTCAAGCCATCCTGTTGATGAATCAGATGATGAAGATTTAGGTGTCAGTTCTGATGCTTTGCTGCATTTGTCAGATGTTGAAGAGCTTTCTTCTGAAGATCAAATTGGAAATAATGCTGTGAATGAAATGTCTCAGACCCAGTGTGCTAATGAAGATTCTATAGAAAGCTTCGCCAGAAGAAAGAGTGATTCACCATTTTTAAGTATTTCACCCACAGAAGAGCAGGTCTCTTCCTCAGCACTGCCAGAAGTACAAACACCTTCAGGTAATATGGTACGGCCTTATTATAGAGATATTATAAATCCTGATAACATGGCTTCCAAACTTGATGATCCTGTCACACCAACTGCAGTCAATTCTGAAGTTATACCATTTGTTGTGGATGCTGCATGGAGCACAGAAGAGTTATGTCCTGTAGTAGATGCTCCACAAACACATGGCCTAATGGAGCAGCAGGATGCTCCACAGACACATGGCATAATAGAGCAGCAGGATGCCCAGCAGACACATGTCCTAATAGAGCAGCAGGATGCCCCGCAGACACATGTCCTAATAGAGCAGCAGGATGCCCCGCAGACAC ATGGCCTATTAGAGCAGCAAATCTCTGATTTAAGTGAGGATGTTCCCCAACTTGAATCCATCTCAGCAGAAGCGGTTGCTCCACATTATAAGCAGAAAATCGATGTCGAAGAGACATCTAGGACCATGGATGGTGAGGAGTTACGGTTAGTCACCAGTGGTGCTGATGTGGAGGGTGGCGATACAGTTTCTGTGGAACTGCCATCTAATTGTCTCACTTATCCAGGCCATGAGGATCATGCAAAGTCAGATGATGTGGTACCTGAAACACTTCATGTAGAAACTGTGGCTGTGCCCTATACTGCTGTTGCCCAACCTGATGATTATGTCAATGATGTTAGTCATTCATCTCCAAatgcaatttcttctccaccaaggaattttataaatttgaatGAATCTCTTCCTGGATTTGGGGATTCCCATGAGAAAGAAACGGAATTGGATGAGGTAGTTTTTCCAgaatttgtcacatactcagAAGTGCAAAAGGAAGGAAGTAAAAAAGAAGTTGTTTCTCTGGATTCAGAATCAAACTCAAGCAAATCAGTTGCTTATGACCTTTCCAGTTCTACCAATGGTGGTCATCTGGATGAACTGACTGAGAACAGTTTGGCTGTCTGTGATGGCACCGCAGAATCAAACCCAAGCAAATCAACTACTTATGACCATTCCAGTTCAAAAATATCTGATAATGGTCATAATTTTTCCCCCAATCAACAGTCTGAAAACAGTTTAGCTGTCCATGATGTGACCACAGCCTCAACATCTTTAGAAATGAGCCATCCAGAGTCCGAATCACAATCTCTGGATCAGAGTGACAAGGAAGATGTTGTATCTTCACCCACCTGCCACCTCCCAGAGCCTGAAACTAGTTCAGAAAAATCATTGGAGTTGCAAGCTAATCAAGTTGATATGGAATATTTGCCAAGAGATGGAGCAGATCGGCCAGAAGCTGCCTTAGAGCAGTCGCTGGTGTTCCAATCTGATCAACTTGATGTGGAATGTTTGCAAGAAGATCGAGCAAGTATTAACTCATCAAGTCTTCAATCTGCACAGATAGGGGCTCCAAATCACATGGATGAGGAGAGATCCAAAGAGTTACCATCGACAGAAAACGTCAATCAGGACATACGCTCGGATGCTTCCTCAGAATCTTGTCCTCGAGACCTCCCAAGTCAACCTTTAACATCAGTGGTCTTACCAGAATCAGCAGGTCAGGAAGTTGATGTCACAAAGCAAACAATGGAACCATTAGAATCTACCCTTCCTAGGTTAGTCCCTGAAGCAACTGCGGTCAATCTGGAGGACATGCCACCATTGCCACCTCTACCACCTATGCAATGGAGGATAGGAAAGCAACATCCCTCCCTACCCTCATTCCTGCCAATACAGCCATCAGAAGCTGATGAGAAAGCTCAATTTGATATACCAGCACCACAGAGGGAGGTGCTGCAGCCTCAGAACCCATTTTTGCCTCTCACATATGTGGAAGACGGGAAGTCCCAACATGTTTCTGAACCTTTGATGGGAAATGTGGTGCACCCTGCCCCGTATTCATTGCATTTACCAGCCATAGTTAATGATGCTAATTATCAATACAGTTTCCCTGATTTAGGGGGAACGCAATTCCCAAACCCATTTTTATCATCGTCAGAGATATCTGATGACAGGTCTGGACATAATCACTTTGCTTTAGAAGGAGAAAAAGTTCAGTCTAGTACAAATCCATTCACAGTACCGCATACTGAATGTACAACTTTTAGACATGAGCCTGAATCTTCTGATGGAGCAATTATCCTACCTCTGCAGCAGTTAACACTGGAAACGGATTTAGAGTCTAAGGTACTTGAACATTCATTGAAAAATTCAGAATGGGAACACGGAAAACCCCCTCCCACATCTGTGACAGCACCAACAATGGTAGATGAGCAGCCTCAGCATAGTTTGACAACATCAGAGGGAGAAACGACATGGTCTCCAAATAATTCTGCTGCAATGTCAGACTATGAAGTTGGAAGGTCCAATGGAATTCCAGTTAGCAAGCTCCCTCGTCCAAGAAATCCCCTGATTGATGCTGTTGCTGCTCATGGCCAAAGCAAG CTGAGAAAGGTAACTGAACGAATTCGGCCTCAGGTTGAACCTAAGGTAGAtgaaagagattcattgttgCAACAGATAAGAACTAAG TCCTTCAACTTGAAGCCTGCATCTGTGACAAGACAAACAGTGACAAGACCCAGCATTCAGGGTCCGACAACCAACTTGAGGGTTGCTGCCATCTTAGAGAAAGCAAATGCGATTCGCCAG GCATTGACAGGAAGcgatgaagatgatgaggatAGTTGGAGTGATTCTTAA